A window of Aromatoleum bremense genomic DNA:
CACGGGATCTGCCCGGGTCTCGGTTTGATTCCCGTCGCATCGACCCCGTTCTCCGAAGGATGTTTTTCCGATGCCCGTGCTGCTGCTCGTCGATGGTTCCAGCTACCTTTACCGCGCGTTCCATGCCTTGCCGGACCTGCGGACGTCGAAGGGTGAGCCGACGGGCGCGATTCGCGGTGTGCTGTCGATGCTACGTCGCCTCGAAAGCGACTACAAGGCGGAGTTCCGCGCCTGCGTGTTCGACGCGAAAGGCAAGACTTTCCGCGACGACTGGTATCCGCAATACAAGGCGCACCGGCCGTCGATGCCGGATGACCTGCGCGCCCAGGTCGAACCGCTGCACGAGGCGGTCAAGGCCGAAGGCTGGCCGTTGCTGTGCGTCGACGGCGTCGAGGCGGACGATGTCATCGGCACGCTGACGCGCCGCGCCCTCGAGCGCGGCTGGGAAGTGGTGATCTCGACCGGCGACAAGGATCTCACGCAGCTCGTGCGCCCCGGCGTGCGGTGGGTCAACACGATGAGCGACGAAGTGCTCGACGAAGCCGGTGTCACCGCGAAGTTCGGCGTGCCGCCGACGCGCATTGTCGACTATCTCGCGCTCGTCGGCGACACCGTCGACAACATCCCGGGCGTCGAGAAATGCGGCCCGAAGACGGCGGTGAAATGGCTCACCGAATACGGCACGCTCGACAACCTCGTCGCCAACGCGGACAAGGTCGGCGGCAAGGTCGGCGAGAACCTCAGGAAGCATCTTGAATTCCTGCCGCTCGGCAAGCGGCTCGTGACCGTCGCGACCGACCTCACGCTGCCGATCCAACTCGAGGATCTGCCGGCGCGCGACGACGACAAGGCCGCACTGCGCGCGCTGTACGAGCGCTTTGAATTCCGCGGCTGGCTGCAGGCAATCGACGACGCCGCGAAATCGGGTGCTGGTGCCGATTTCGCAGGAAAAAACGATGGCCTGTCCCCGGTTGCGGAGCCCGGCGCGCACCGCGCCGGCTACGAGAGCATCCTCGACTGGCCGACGTTCGACCGCTGGCTGGCGAAGCTGGACGCCGCCGACCTCGTCGCGTTCGACACCGAGACGACCAGCCTCGACCAGATGGCCGCGAAGCTCGTCGGCATGTCGTTCGCGATCGTCGCGGGCGAAGCCGCATACCTGCCGCTTGCGCACACTTATCCGGCGGCGCCGGCGCAGCTGCCGCTCGCCGAAGTGCTCGCGAAGCTCGGGCCGTGGCTCGAGTCCGACGCGCACGCGAAGCTCGGGCAGAACCTCAAGTATGACGCCCACGTGCTCGCGAACCACGGCCTGCGGCTCGGCGGCATCGCGCACGACACGCTGCTGCAGTCCTACGTGCTCGAGAGCGACAAGCCGCACGACATGGATTCGCTCGCGAAGCGCCACCTCGGCCTCGACACGATTCCCTACACCGCGGTGTGCGGCAAGGGCGTCGGCCAGATCTGCTTCGACCAGGTCGCGATCGAGCGTGCGACCGAATATGCCGCCGAGGACGCCGACATCACGTTGCGGCTGCACCGCAAGCTGTGGCCGCAGCTGGAGGCGGCGCCGGCGCTCGCCGCGCTGTACCGCGACATCGAAATGCCGGCGATGGCCGTGCTGTTCGACATGGAGCGCACCGGCGTGCTGATCGACGCGTTCCTGCTCGCGCAGCAGAGCGAAGAGCT
This region includes:
- the polA gene encoding DNA polymerase I, with protein sequence MPVLLLVDGSSYLYRAFHALPDLRTSKGEPTGAIRGVLSMLRRLESDYKAEFRACVFDAKGKTFRDDWYPQYKAHRPSMPDDLRAQVEPLHEAVKAEGWPLLCVDGVEADDVIGTLTRRALERGWEVVISTGDKDLTQLVRPGVRWVNTMSDEVLDEAGVTAKFGVPPTRIVDYLALVGDTVDNIPGVEKCGPKTAVKWLTEYGTLDNLVANADKVGGKVGENLRKHLEFLPLGKRLVTVATDLTLPIQLEDLPARDDDKAALRALYERFEFRGWLQAIDDAAKSGAGADFAGKNDGLSPVAEPGAHRAGYESILDWPTFDRWLAKLDAADLVAFDTETTSLDQMAAKLVGMSFAIVAGEAAYLPLAHTYPAAPAQLPLAEVLAKLGPWLESDAHAKLGQNLKYDAHVLANHGLRLGGIAHDTLLQSYVLESDKPHDMDSLAKRHLGLDTIPYTAVCGKGVGQICFDQVAIERATEYAAEDADITLRLHRKLWPQLEAAPALAALYRDIEMPAMAVLFDMERTGVLIDAFLLAQQSEELGRRLMTLEREAHDLAGQPFNLGSPKQLGEILFGKLGLPIVKKTSTGQPSTDEEVLAQLADDYPLPKLLLEHRGLSKLKSTYTDKLPRMVNPKTGRVHTSFSQAVAVTGRLASSEPNLQNIPIRTAEGRRIRAAFIAPRDHVIVSADYSQIELRIMAHLSNDARLLQSFAEGEDVHRATAAEIFGTMPGEVTSEQRRYAKVINFGLIYGMSAHGLAKNLGLERAAAAAYIDRYFARYPGVAAYMERTRSEARARGYVETVFGRRLYLPEIRASQAGRRQAAERAAINAPMQGTAADLIKKAMIATRRWLADAQLRSRLVLQVHDELVLEVPRDELETVKATLPGVMAGVADLSVPLLVEVGSGDNWDEAH